The DNA window AATTTTATGTTAAGACCAGAGAAAAACCTGTCAACCTTACTGAATCCGAAAGTCGGATACTTGAATTAATCGAAAACAATGAACCAGCATCTATAAATGAGATATTTAGAGAAACCTTTACCCCTGATATATATCTAAATTCGCTTATTCAGAAACGTTTGATTCAGCCAATAGGGTTTACACCAACCGATGCTTTACATATTCTTGGGGATTATGAATATTGGAATATTAATGCGTCCCATATCGGAGCAACTCTTTTATCACGGCTGGTAAATACATTAAACTATAAATTCTGTGGGCAGGTAAAAGATAAAGTTACACATAACCTTGCTTTGAATCTTACATCTTTTGTTCTCAAAAATGTAGACAGGTCAGAAATCGATAAAATTCTTCATGATAGTCATCTTTCCAAAATTAAAATCCTAATACCGCTTATTTTAATAGGGGCATCAGCACAGGTTTATCAAAACAATTTAAAAAAATCAATAGATGCTGACATTAGAGTTCCAGAATTTGCAGAAGTGGGGAATGCAGTTGGTGCAATAGCTGGAAAAGGTGTAAAGAGAGTCTATATATTAATTAAATCTGTATATGATTATGAAAACAATATGATGAAAGCTGTTGTTTTTTCACCTGGTAGAAGAGATGAGTTTTACGACTATGATGAAGCGTTAGAATTTACAAAAAAGAGAGGTCATGAATTGATATTTAATTATATGGATGAAGCGGGGTTGGATAAAAATGGTGTAAAAATAGAAATGAATAGAGATGATATTTCCATGGATGGAAGCAGTAGGACACCAGTTGAAACAAATCTTGTTTTTGTTGGTGTGTGGAACATCAACTATAAAAAGAGTAAAAAATGAGAATGGATTAATTTATTTTAACACATCCATCCTTATTTTCTGAATATTTGTGCATACTTTACCCGCAAGGTTGGAAGACATTTGAGACCATATAGGTAGGCTCAATACATGTTCTGATAATTCGTCTGTTACCGGCAGGTCGGTTTCTGACTGTGCATGTTCAGAATAAGCCTGCTGTCTGTGTACTGGTGGATAATAGTTTTTTTTGGTCTCAATATTAACTTCGGATAGTTTATCTGACAGTTCATCTCTTGTCATACCAAATTCATCAGGATTTATAGATATGGCAAAATCGTTATAAGCACTCCTTGAATGTTCGGTTATTTTCTGGAATGAGATTCCTGGTATATTTCCCAAGACATTTCTGTATTTTGTGACTACTCCGTTACGTGACCTGATGTTTTTCTCGATATTCTGTAGGGAATAATTGGCAAGGACAGCATTAAATTCCGACATTCTTGCATTAAAAGCAGGGAATCTGGAACTTAGTTCATTTTCATCTCCATAATTCCTTCCGGCCAAAAGATAATCTTTCAAATCATCATCGTTTGTTGTAACTATCCCTCCTTCACCTACAAAATTTGATGTTGATGGGTTCAGGCTGAATATTTCCGCGTTTCCAAAATTACCTATGTATTCGTTGTGGTATTTTGAACCCAGAGCATGTGCAGCATCAAAATACAATTTAAGGTTGTTATCTTCTGCTATTTGTTGCAGTTTCTCTATATCACACGGATTTCCGAATATATGTGCACCACAAATAGCAGATGTGTTTTCGGTAATATTTTCTTCAACTTTATCAGGATCGATTGTCCATGTCTCGGGGTCGATGTCAACAAATTTTAATTTTAATCCGTTCCATAAAACAGTATCTGCAGACGAATGGAAATCAAATCCTGGAAGTATCACTTCTCCGTTTAACCCCATACTTTTGATTGTTAGCATCATTCCAGCAGTAGAACTTGATACTGCTACAGCGTGTTCGACTCCCAGATATTCAGCAACAGTATTTTCCAACTCTTCTACATGCTTGGCATTAGTAGTTTTACCTTCTTCCAGAATCTCGGATATATCAGGAGCGATTGTTTCAAATTCTGGTACAATGGGTTTTGTAATTGGTATTGATTTATAATAGATTTCGGCTGACATAGTATCACTTACTTGATGTTTGTTTTAAACTGTAATATATCCTCTGTAGTAGAAAAATCTTGCTTTATTTTAAAGTTACCTGATGTTTATTTAACAGAATACAATTGCCAGTATATAAAAAAATTAATTTCTGTTTACCAGTTTTAGATTAAAATAAGGAATGAATCAAGGTGATATTATTTATTGAATCACTCAAATTTGCTCATATAATTATTATATGCCCTGATATATTCGGCATGAGGCCATATAAGTGGAATTGTAATGTATGCAAGTCCATCCTGCCATTTTGGGTGGTTTCTTGTTTGTTCAATCATTTTGATTTTGCTATCTCTTAAGATTTCAGCATTGGTGTAATCTTCCACCCAAAGTTCAAAGCGCTGTATAGTGGATATATGTTCAGGCATCTGGTAATCATGAGCCATGTCCACCACCCATCCAAGGTATTTTTCTGCCAATTCCTGGTCGTTATTCTCTATAAAGTGGTTTGCCAGTTCACAGGTAAAATGACACCAAGGTCCATAACCACCGTTGTTACGGTTCCAATGTTCAGGATAACGGTTCAATCCTCCAATTTCATCATCCCAAAGGTGTCTGTGAATACGTTTAACAGTTGCTTGGGTTTTCATATCATGGTTGCTGATTAATTCAAAATATGCAGGTGCATATTCAGCGGCATCAACATCTATAACACTGGATGCAAAGGCATCATATGCTATAGGTTTGCTGTTTTTGTCTTTTACGCGTATGCATTTTATAAATGACCGCCTTCTGGGACTGTACATCCGTGTTAATATGGCATTTTTGACCTTTTCTGCTTCATTTTTCCATCTATCCAGTTCATTATCATCAGCACCAATGGCTTTACCCATTTCCACTGCTGAAAGAATTCCTGCACAACAGGCAGAATTTGCATAAATTTCAAATCCGTGTTCGTATGCAGGGTATTCATGGATACTGTTTATAGTATGGATAAGGTCTACTTCCTCATTTTTATTCATCAGTATGAATTCAACAGCATTTCGTATGGTGCTCCAGTATTTTAATACAAAATCCCTGTCTGCCATTTCTTCAAAAAATGAACCACCTGTTGCTTCAAAGTATTTACCCAGTGTATAAAGCACCAATCCGGTACCATCAATCTGTAGATCCTTATAACTGGCATCATTTCCATCAATATCGTACCGTTGTGAGAACTCACCCAATGGTTTCTGGGCACTAAGTATAAACTCTAATCCTAATCTTGCCTGATCCATTAACTCGGCAGAAATCGCACCGAGTATAGCTATTGAATGGTCTCTTGGGTATATAAAAGGATATCTGGTTCCCGGGGGGCTCGCGTAGAATCCTCCATTCTCATGCTGGTTTTTTTTCAGGATTTTCACGCTGTTTTCATATAATTTATGCGCTTCCATTCGGTTCAAAGGGCTCACTCCGTATTAGCTGGTTCTATTTTAAACACACAATAGGCTTTTTCAAGATATTTATCGACCTCTTCTCTGGTCATATTTACCTTTTCTATTGCTTGTTCGTTATATGCTATATAATCATAATCTTTCATTGGAGACCTACAACCCAGATTAAAGATTTTAAAACCTGCCATTTCGGCCCTTCTTTTAACATAACTGTAATGAAGGACACCCAGTATATTGGATAATGCGGGATAATCCCAGGGGTTATCAGAATTGTCTCGTTTTTTATCAGAAACTTCAATTACCTGTTTGAATTGTGCAGGTTGTTCGCCATAGATTTCGATAAATTCAATCAATTCTCCCCCGAAGGGGCAGATGGGTAAATAGAGTATATTGTCATCACGTCCCCCTTCAAATCCAGCTCCCTCTATTTCAGCAAGGTCTTTGCCTATATCTTCAAGCCATTTCAAGGTTTTTTCAGGACCATCAAGGTCCACCATTTTTAACACACCGGTTAAAAGTGCTTTAGGCAACATATTTTCAAGTCTTATCATACAGTACTCTCCCCTACTAAATTTGTATTATATTGTATAAAATATTATCAATCCGTATTATCTGGATATCAAATTAATTATCGCCTGATTCCATCCTTTTGGACCAATTCCCTCAATCCTGTTTATTTTACTGTCTGTAATGGAATCGTCGTGTTTACCCCCGGGTTTTTGGACAAGGTACGGTATATCTACCGATTTTAGCATCGGGTAATCATTTAAACTGTCTCCAAGGCCTACAGTTTGTAGGTTTCCGAATTGTTTTTCGTATATGTCTGATAATATCTCTACTGCTTTACCTTTATCATTATCACCAATTAGATGCCAGTATCTCCCCCCTCTGGTATAATTTAGACCATGTGATTTTATAATCTCGATTATCCTGTCTGCTACATTTTTTTCTTCCCCTTTAACTTTAAAAGCTTCATCATACTCCCGCATCTTTGCGAGTCGAGCAGATTCAATATCTAACCCAGTATCTTTGCTTACATTTTCATCATCAAGATCTCCAAAACCGAGAATTTCTACATCAACTGAACTTTTAATATCCTCAAGAACTTGTCTTAATTTTGGATACTCAGTGCCAAGTTCAATAATATTGTAATTTTTGTAGGTTATGGTATAATCATAATCTACATCAAAATACCCTTTTGGTATGAAAATGGCACCTCCATTTTCGGATATAAACGGATGTGGAGAATTCAGTTTCTTAACATAAACTTCTATTTCTGCTCTTGTTTTGCTTGTGCAGATTATTAGTGGTATGTTATGTTTTTCCAGTAATTCAAGTGCGGGTTTTGCAGGTTCATAGGAATAGGTATCGTGGTCTATAAGTGTTCCATCAAGGTCTGTATATACAACATAATTCATTTATTTTCCCTATATAACTGTTCCTTTTCTTCCATAATATCTTTTTTGTAGACAATAGTGCGATATGGGAACGGAATCTCTATGCCTTCAGCATCGAACCTTTTCTTTATTGCTTCTCTTAATTCACATCCAGTTGTATAGGCTATGCCTCTGGTAACAATCCATACAAACAAGCGAAGGTTGACGGCAAAGTCACCACATTCGGTAACATATACCTCAATTCCTTCATCCTTACTGGACATAGGGTGGTAATTGATTATATCTTCATATCTCATTACATTGGGATGTTTTCTTGCCTCTTCGATCATTATAGACTTAGCATGGTCAATATCAGAATCATAGCTGATACCCATATCAATTGGCCATAAAACAGTTGAATCTTCAATAGTCCAGTTGATTATCGACTGATCGCTAATTATATGGTTTGGTATCATAAGCCTGCGATTATCCCATGTATTTACAACTGTATGTCCGAGTGTAATGTCAGTGACCGTTCCATATTCATTATTTATATTCACACGGTCGCCTACCCTGAAAGGTCTGAAAGTAGCAAGGGATACTCCTGCTATTACATTTGACAGTGTGCTCTGTGCAGCCATACCAACGACAATTCCTGCAAAACCCGCACCTGCAAACAAAGCAAGTGATATATTACGTAAGAATGGTACACTTAATATAATGACAATTATACCTGCAAAATAGACGAGAGCAACACTGATTCGCCTTACGAGACCATATACGGTTTCGTCAATGACCATTTTTTTACTTACAATACCAAAATAGGTTTTGAGTGCTCTGTCCACTATTTTTGCTATAATAAATGATGCTATTATAACAGCTAATACAAACACAAGGTTTGCAAGGTTTTTCATTAGCCATTCAGGTATATATTCTTCAAGTACCATTCTTCTCCAGTTTAAAAATTATTGTATATTTATTAAGGTAAAATTATTATTTATATTTTTATAGCTTATGTTTCCTGCAGGATTTTGTCAAGATACAAAAAAGTACTTTTATAAATAGCATATTCTATTAATGCGTACTATTTACATTAGGAATAAATGTAGATAAGTAATTCTGGTTATATTTATTTAATCTTAACATAATAATTAGTTTTATATTAGGTATTCTTTCTCTTTTATTGAGAACAGTCGTTTAATTGACCTTATAAGGATTAATTTGAATAATATAAAGCATTAGATAAATAATGAGAATTATCTCTTTTTGAAAATTAGAAATGCATTTTAATT is part of the Methanohalobium evestigatum Z-7303 genome and encodes:
- a CDS encoding DegT/DnrJ/EryC1/StrS family aminotransferase, with amino-acid sequence MSAEIYYKSIPITKPIVPEFETIAPDISEILEEGKTTNAKHVEELENTVAEYLGVEHAVAVSSSTAGMMLTIKSMGLNGEVILPGFDFHSSADTVLWNGLKLKFVDIDPETWTIDPDKVEENITENTSAICGAHIFGNPCDIEKLQQIAEDNNLKLYFDAAHALGSKYHNEYIGNFGNAEIFSLNPSTSNFVGEGGIVTTNDDDLKDYLLAGRNYGDENELSSRFPAFNARMSEFNAVLANYSLQNIEKNIRSRNGVVTKYRNVLGNIPGISFQKITEHSRSAYNDFAISINPDEFGMTRDELSDKLSEVNIETKKNYYPPVHRQQAYSEHAQSETDLPVTDELSEHVLSLPIWSQMSSNLAGKVCTNIQKIRMDVLK
- a CDS encoding glycoside hydrolase family 15 protein, with the protein product MEAHKLYENSVKILKKNQHENGGFYASPPGTRYPFIYPRDHSIAILGAISAELMDQARLGLEFILSAQKPLGEFSQRYDIDGNDASYKDLQIDGTGLVLYTLGKYFEATGGSFFEEMADRDFVLKYWSTIRNAVEFILMNKNEEVDLIHTINSIHEYPAYEHGFEIYANSACCAGILSAVEMGKAIGADDNELDRWKNEAEKVKNAILTRMYSPRRRSFIKCIRVKDKNSKPIAYDAFASSVIDVDAAEYAPAYFELISNHDMKTQATVKRIHRHLWDDEIGGLNRYPEHWNRNNGGYGPWCHFTCELANHFIENNDQELAEKYLGWVVDMAHDYQMPEHISTIQRFELWVEDYTNAEILRDSKIKMIEQTRNHPKWQDGLAYITIPLIWPHAEYIRAYNNYMSKFE
- the mpgP gene encoding mannosyl-3-phosphoglycerate phosphatase; this encodes MNYVVYTDLDGTLIDHDTYSYEPAKPALELLEKHNIPLIICTSKTRAEIEVYVKKLNSPHPFISENGGAIFIPKGYFDVDYDYTITYKNYNIIELGTEYPKLRQVLEDIKSSVDVEILGFGDLDDENVSKDTGLDIESARLAKMREYDEAFKVKGEEKNVADRIIEIIKSHGLNYTRGGRYWHLIGDNDKGKAVEILSDIYEKQFGNLQTVGLGDSLNDYPMLKSVDIPYLVQKPGGKHDDSITDSKINRIEGIGPKGWNQAIINLISR
- a CDS encoding mechanosensitive ion channel family protein — its product is MVLEEYIPEWLMKNLANLVFVLAVIIASFIIAKIVDRALKTYFGIVSKKMVIDETVYGLVRRISVALVYFAGIIVIILSVPFLRNISLALFAGAGFAGIVVGMAAQSTLSNVIAGVSLATFRPFRVGDRVNINNEYGTVTDITLGHTVVNTWDNRRLMIPNHIISDQSIINWTIEDSTVLWPIDMGISYDSDIDHAKSIMIEEARKHPNVMRYEDIINYHPMSSKDEGIEVYVTECGDFAVNLRLFVWIVTRGIAYTTGCELREAIKKRFDAEGIEIPFPYRTIVYKKDIMEEKEQLYRENK